GCCGTTATCTATTTTCCTTTTTACCGGATTTCTTCGACCAAACATAAATCTCATCCTTACGAAAGCGCCACTGACCACCAAATTTAAAAGCCGGAATCTTTCCATCCCGGCTAAGGCGGCGTATAGTATATGGATGCAGTTTTAATGCTTCCGCAACTTCTTCAACAGTATAAGTTTCGACTAATTTTTTCATTTTAAATATATAACAATATGTTACATATTATAACAGGTGATTTCTTTGCATCAATGAAAAATATTTCAGGGAAATAATAAACATCCGGCAGCCGTAATGATCAGCGAAAATTCTTCTTTAAAATAGATTTTAATCAGGCAGGCCTCTGCCGATTATTACATAAATTAAAATTAACTTACGGCAGAGGATTAACACAAATTAAACACAAAAAGAGACACGAACCCGCGAGGGTTTAAGTTTTTCGCCAGAGGCGAAATGCTTAAAGTGTCTCTTAGTGAAAGTAAGTCTTTGCCGAAGGCAAAGTCTTACGAAACGATTTGTGTTTAATTTGTGGAGATGGTGGGCAAGGCGAAGACGCAGCCAGCCGCCTGCCCCGCTTTAGTCGAAAAAAAAAAACGAGCAGTTTAACGACATGCCCAGGTCGCCCCAATTACCCCTATTTACCATAGTGAAATCAGTAATTCCCTCCCTTCCTGCGTTTCCGCATTTATTGATCCAACCAACTCCTCCAGCAAGGCCTCTCCTTGCGGAGTATCAAAGTCGATGAACTCCATTCCCCAAAGAGGATCAACTCTTCGGAACTGTTTTAAACGAGCATCAACCGTATACCCTTTGAATGTCGGTAATTGTCTGATCATGTCGATTTCTCCTTTTAGTTAAGTGATTTAAGTAAAAATTACGGGCAGTTTAACGACATGCCCAGGTCGCCCCCATTAAAGCTGGCGGAACACGTAGACCTTGCATCCTTCTGCCTCTGCGGAGAAATAATCGCTGATAAATAGGTCACGGGCAAACTTCTCATAGTCGATGTAGAATTCCAGATGTTTAGGGATCTCCATCGTGTCCCTTGCCAAGTCTTCGGCAAAGTCTTCCTCCGAATCCCATTCACCGCTGTACGCCTCTTCAAATCCTTCTTTGGTGGCGTACTTCAGACCCACATGATCGACATAAGCGCACCAAGCCGGACCGTATTCTTTAATCATTGCGGCTATTTCTGCGACTGTTTCAATATCTTCAGATTCAGACAATCGAAGACCTTCAAAGCCTTCATAATCGTGTATTGCCCATTCTTCTGCCCCTCCAACAGGGCTTTGTGCCAGAATATCCTTAATTTCAGCATGGATAGCTTCAGCAGATTTATTTGCGTCGATCCATTGCCCGTGCAAGAAGCCGTTATTGTAAGCGGCTAAACAGGCAACGTAGATTTTTGGTGTTGTTTGGGTGGTTTGCATGGCGCACTCTCCTTTTTGTTCGTTTTTGATTAAAAAGACCACCGTAAGTCAAGGGCTTTAGAGCACGAGTGGATGCGTGAGCGGATGCGCGAAGCCATCCTAGCGAACCATCCAAGCGAGTGCGTCCCTTGACTAGGTGGTATAATCAAAAAACCAAGAACAAAAAGGATGTTGATTGGGCGGGAATATTACTTACAAAACTTTAAGAGGGTGTGATACGAAAACCATCCGTACGAGATATATTGAGGCGGGTAGGGTCGAACAAAAGCGCGACCCCAAAATCAGCTTTTAAAACCTTTACTTTTTAACGATCTGTATCAAATCGGCTTCCTGCTCATAACCTTTCAATTTACAGATTAAATAACCTAATCTGTAATTTACTCCTTCGCTCATCAGTCGCCAATTTGTGTCATTCAAAGCCTTCTTCAGAATCCTTTGAAATGTCCAGACACTGATATATTCTTCTCTTGTAGATTTCTCATCTTGAACAGTCAACGGAACGATTACATGCTTATCGATTATTGGCTTATCAAATGATAGATTGATATATTTTTCTTTTTCCAGAACCATTTTAAGGAATTTTTCCAATTCAACTATCGTCAATTTCTTTAATTTCATGGCCTCCTCATAAGCTGGATCAGCCTTCTTTTGCTCCCTTTCCTTCAAAACTTCAGCAAACTCTTTTAGCCTATTTGAATCTAGTATGTATTCTACCCCTTCATTATCAGACAAACAAAAATCAGCCCGGCGCTTCTCTAAAAGCTCCTGATCCTTCTTTTTCTGCTTCTTCCTTTCAATATCATCTGTGTCCCATTGATCCATTTCAGATTTACTCAACCTTGCTCCTTTTAACTCATATTCTTGCCCATCCTCAAAGACCCCTCTCCTCTTG
This window of the Candidatus Omnitrophota bacterium genome carries:
- a CDS encoding helix-turn-helix domain-containing protein, whose product is MKKLVETYTVEEVAEALKLHPYTIRRLSRDGKIPAFKFGGQWRFRKDEIYVWSKKSGKKENR
- a CDS encoding antirestriction protein ArdA; its protein translation is MQTTQTTPKIYVACLAAYNNGFLHGQWIDANKSAEAIHAEIKDILAQSPVGGAEEWAIHDYEGFEGLRLSESEDIETVAEIAAMIKEYGPAWCAYVDHVGLKYATKEGFEEAYSGEWDSEEDFAEDLARDTMEIPKHLEFYIDYEKFARDLFISDYFSAEAEGCKVYVFRQL